The proteins below are encoded in one region of Shewanella putrefaciens:
- a CDS encoding SAM-dependent methyltransferase, whose product MGSLVCVGTGLQLAGQISVLSRSYIEHADIVFSLLPDGFSQRWLMKLNPNVINLQQFYAQDGEIKNRRETYEQMVNAILEAVRAGKKTVCALYGHPGVFACVSHMAIARARTEGFSAKMEPGISAEACLWADLGIDPGNSGHQSFEASQFMFFNHVPDTTTHLLLWQIAIAGEHTLTQFHTSADRLQILVEQLSQWYPLEHEVIIYEAANLPVQTARIERLPLASLPQAHLTPISTLLIPPAKKLEYNYAILTKLGISPEDLG is encoded by the coding sequence TTGGGGTCATTAGTCTGTGTAGGGACGGGGTTGCAGTTAGCGGGACAGATAAGCGTCTTAAGCCGCAGCTATATTGAGCATGCCGATATCGTATTTTCGCTCCTGCCCGATGGTTTTTCCCAGCGTTGGCTGATGAAGCTCAACCCAAATGTCATCAATTTGCAGCAGTTTTATGCGCAAGATGGCGAGATAAAAAATCGCCGAGAAACCTATGAACAAATGGTCAATGCCATTTTGGAGGCCGTGAGGGCCGGCAAAAAAACCGTTTGTGCACTCTATGGTCATCCGGGGGTGTTTGCCTGTGTTTCCCATATGGCAATTGCGCGGGCACGGACGGAGGGATTTTCGGCCAAGATGGAGCCAGGGATCTCCGCTGAAGCCTGTTTATGGGCGGATCTGGGTATCGACCCCGGTAACTCTGGCCACCAAAGTTTTGAAGCCAGTCAGTTTATGTTTTTTAATCATGTGCCTGATACGACAACCCATTTATTACTCTGGCAAATTGCCATTGCGGGTGAGCATACATTAACTCAGTTCCATACGTCGGCGGACAGATTACAAATTCTGGTGGAGCAACTTAGCCAATGGTATCCCCTTGAGCATGAGGTGATTATTTATGAGGCGGCAAACTTGCCGGTGCAAACGGCGCGTATCGAACGTTTACCGCTGGCGAGTTTACCCCAAGCGCACCTTACGCCAATTAGCACTTTGTTAATTCCACCAGCAAAAAAGCTCGAGTACAACTATGCTATTTTGACTAAGTTAGGGATAAGCCCCGAAGATTTAGGCTAA
- a CDS encoding GGDEF domain-containing protein codes for MPLIAAPTNYDEALTKIEILQHSNLPEAIEQLKTLESEFESMPRLQQGRFLVFKGAASIYAGQYQTAIDTLNQSEALLKDSDMLFSAYSYEATAYIALRHFNDAFNVMGKSLRLIERIEDVNLKRASYLRLASLYAAMGITEEVATYAAKALAIASPNDVKDVCGAKLYLSVHQLELKSYSQAFDEFKSTRSFCESNGYPLIAYIALKGMGESKLRLDEPLPAVSYLLDALKGYESFNFQLEINSTHALLSEAYLMLQDFAKAELHAQHVMKLSDDSSNTELKHTASRVLAKISAQDKQFEQAYEYSRKEQHYNQLLFDESKMKTLAYQAAKFNADEQAREINLLNKERELYIAQQMVKEREYTNMLMFITILVGGLFFLGILLIVGSLQKRKFMRMARIDALTGVLNRGAGQELGENLFVQVAARGGDFCVILFDLDHFKLINDSYGHGTGDWALKKVVESLKPHIRNGDVFARIGGEEFAIFLPYANEAKGMEVAEQCRTRIEAIDTHHSGHKFVITASFGVSGMRSEDLSLDPLLHRADMALYAVKSSGRNNVFCYSDILKSDKQATSLGNRLVSMR; via the coding sequence ATGCCCTTAATTGCTGCACCTACAAATTATGATGAAGCGCTAACTAAGATTGAAATACTACAACATTCGAATTTGCCTGAAGCAATAGAACAGCTTAAAACCCTTGAGTCTGAATTTGAATCTATGCCACGTTTGCAACAGGGGCGATTTTTGGTCTTTAAAGGGGCCGCTTCTATTTATGCCGGGCAGTATCAAACTGCTATCGATACATTGAATCAGTCGGAAGCCTTACTGAAAGATTCTGATATGTTATTTTCTGCGTATAGCTATGAGGCGACAGCCTATATTGCTTTACGCCATTTTAATGATGCTTTCAATGTGATGGGGAAGAGTCTTAGATTAATTGAGCGCATTGAAGATGTTAACCTTAAACGTGCCTCATATTTACGTTTGGCCAGTCTCTATGCCGCCATGGGGATTACAGAGGAAGTGGCTACATACGCAGCTAAAGCTCTTGCTATTGCTTCTCCTAATGATGTTAAAGATGTGTGTGGGGCTAAATTATATTTATCCGTTCACCAGTTAGAATTAAAGTCTTACTCTCAAGCATTTGATGAATTTAAATCCACTCGTAGTTTTTGTGAGTCCAATGGCTACCCACTAATTGCATATATTGCATTAAAAGGTATGGGTGAATCTAAGTTAAGGTTGGATGAACCACTCCCAGCCGTATCCTATCTATTAGATGCGCTAAAAGGTTATGAGTCATTTAATTTTCAACTTGAGATAAATAGTACACATGCTTTGCTCAGTGAAGCCTATTTGATGTTACAAGATTTTGCGAAAGCAGAGTTACATGCTCAGCATGTTATGAAACTTTCCGATGACTCTAGTAATACGGAACTTAAGCACACTGCCTCACGGGTACTCGCCAAGATTAGCGCTCAAGATAAACAGTTTGAGCAAGCCTATGAATATTCAAGAAAAGAGCAGCATTATAATCAACTGCTTTTTGATGAGTCTAAGATGAAGACCCTCGCTTATCAAGCCGCAAAATTCAATGCCGACGAGCAGGCGCGTGAAATCAATTTACTCAATAAAGAGCGTGAACTCTATATTGCCCAGCAAATGGTCAAGGAGCGTGAGTATACTAATATGCTGATGTTTATCACTATATTAGTGGGTGGACTGTTTTTCCTTGGGATTTTATTAATCGTTGGCAGTCTGCAAAAGCGCAAATTTATGCGCATGGCGAGGATTGATGCCCTCACTGGGGTGCTTAATCGTGGCGCGGGGCAAGAACTCGGGGAAAACCTGTTTGTGCAGGTTGCGGCCCGGGGTGGGGATTTTTGCGTGATCTTGTTCGACCTAGATCATTTTAAGTTGATTAATGACTCCTATGGCCACGGTACGGGAGATTGGGCGCTGAAGAAGGTCGTTGAGTCACTTAAGCCCCATATTCGCAATGGTGATGTGTTTGCCCGTATTGGTGGTGAAGAGTTTGCAATCTTTCTGCCCTATGCCAATGAAGCAAAGGGGATGGAGGTTGCCGAGCAGTGCCGAACCAGAATTGAGGCAATTGATACCCATCATTCGGGGCATAAATTTGTGATCACCGCCAGTTTTGGGGTGAGTGGTATGAGGTCGGAGGATTTAAGCCTCGATCCTTTATTGCACCGTGCCGATATGGCCCTATACGCGGTGAAATCCAGTGGGCGTAATAACGTTTTTTGCTATTCGGATATATTAAAGTCCGATAAACAAGCGACCAGTTTAGGTAACCGATTAGTGAGCATGCGCTAA
- a CDS encoding monovalent cation:proton antiporter-2 (CPA2) family protein, protein MEQSSLLTSVLLFLLAAVIFVPLGKRFGAGPILSYLAAGVILGPGGMALVSDPAAVLHFAELGVVLMLFVLGLELNPSKLWELRSAIFGLGSGQLLLSWAAIGGLAWGFGLSVEAALVVGAALSLSSTAFAVQLMSEHRLLTTPLGRDAFGVLLMQDLAVIPMLLLTAYLAPNSAQIEHHAVPWYWTCVALVGFVLVGKYLLPRVLKLVASSGVREVLTAFALLLVMGSAELMEWLGLSAGMGAFLAGIMLANSSYRHQLETDIEPFKGLLLGLFFMAVGMSMDLTLLLTEPLLILAILLGMLVIKTLVLMLLGRLRHHTWRPSIALGLILAEGGEFAFVLLSQAQLTGIVGDKIAQILVLAIGLSMAVTPLIFTLFRATKAKVVDTRLPDTINVTESEVVIAGFGRVGQITGRILASSGIPFVALDKDASHVDVIRKYGGEVYFGDARRLDMLMSAGIARSRLLLLAVDNVEDSIEIAQQVKTHFPHIHIVARARDRNHAYRLMSLGITDVFRETFGSALSASEKILQGLGLSQVQANERVKIFAEHDKKLVVASAVHQHDLATLIDLSNKGKAELESLMRGDRENVS, encoded by the coding sequence ATGGAACAGTCGAGTTTGCTGACTTCTGTGCTACTTTTTTTACTCGCCGCGGTGATTTTTGTGCCCTTGGGTAAGCGCTTTGGCGCGGGGCCTATTCTGTCCTATCTTGCTGCTGGGGTGATTTTAGGGCCTGGTGGCATGGCGTTAGTTTCCGATCCTGCCGCCGTTTTACACTTTGCCGAGCTTGGCGTGGTGCTGATGTTGTTTGTGCTCGGGCTTGAACTCAATCCAAGTAAACTTTGGGAACTGCGCAGCGCTATCTTTGGCTTAGGTAGCGGCCAGTTATTGCTTTCTTGGGCGGCGATTGGTGGTTTAGCTTGGGGATTTGGTCTATCCGTTGAGGCGGCGTTAGTGGTCGGTGCTGCACTATCTTTATCTTCAACCGCTTTTGCGGTGCAGCTGATGAGTGAGCATAGACTGCTCACTACACCACTCGGGCGTGATGCCTTTGGGGTACTGTTAATGCAGGATCTTGCCGTGATCCCCATGTTGTTACTCACGGCCTACTTAGCGCCCAATTCGGCACAGATTGAACACCATGCCGTGCCTTGGTATTGGACCTGTGTGGCATTAGTCGGCTTTGTTTTGGTGGGGAAATATTTACTGCCGCGAGTGCTTAAATTAGTGGCAAGTAGCGGTGTACGTGAAGTGCTGACCGCCTTTGCATTATTGCTGGTGATGGGCAGTGCCGAGTTGATGGAATGGCTCGGGTTATCCGCGGGTATGGGGGCATTTTTAGCGGGGATTATGCTGGCAAACTCCAGTTATCGACATCAGCTTGAAACGGACATAGAACCCTTTAAGGGGCTCTTACTCGGCCTATTTTTTATGGCGGTCGGTATGAGTATGGATTTAACGTTATTACTGACCGAACCCTTGCTTATTTTAGCCATATTGCTGGGAATGTTAGTGATTAAAACCTTAGTGCTGATGCTACTTGGACGCTTACGTCACCATACTTGGCGCCCGAGCATTGCCCTTGGGTTAATCTTGGCCGAGGGCGGTGAGTTTGCCTTTGTGCTGTTATCGCAGGCGCAATTAACCGGTATTGTGGGCGACAAAATTGCACAGATTTTAGTGCTGGCTATCGGTCTATCGATGGCGGTTACACCGCTAATTTTCACCTTGTTCCGGGCCACTAAAGCTAAAGTGGTGGATACAAGGTTACCCGATACCATTAATGTGACTGAGTCAGAGGTGGTGATCGCTGGCTTTGGGCGAGTAGGGCAGATAACTGGACGGATTTTGGCCTCCTCGGGTATTCCATTTGTGGCTTTGGATAAGGATGCCAGCCATGTGGATGTTATTCGTAAATATGGCGGTGAAGTGTATTTTGGTGATGCCAGACGCTTAGATATGTTGATGTCGGCGGGGATAGCGCGCTCACGGTTACTCTTGCTGGCGGTTGATAACGTTGAGGATTCCATTGAGATTGCCCAGCAAGTGAAAACCCATTTTCCCCATATCCATATTGTGGCGCGGGCAAGGGATCGTAACCATGCCTATCGCTTGATGAGTCTTGGGATAACCGATGTGTTCCGGGAAACCTTTGGCTCGGCATTATCCGCCAGTGAGAAGATCCTGCAAGGCTTAGGTTTGTCGCAGGTGCAGGCCAATGAACGGGTAAAAATCTTTGCTGAGCACGATAAAAAGCTGGTGGTCGCCAGTGCAGTCCATCAACATGATTTAGCGACGCTGATTGATTTATCTAACAAAGGAAAAGCCGAGTTGGAGTCCTTGATGCGCGGCGATAGGGAAAATGTGAGTTAA
- a CDS encoding TonB-dependent receptor yields MKPFCLSLTALACMGSLYQTALADPISAPNNQTNIERITVYGKQNSVVKNSGLATKSDMSLMETPAAVVIADQELIEAQGTDNLQDLIHNISGVIQAGNNYGIGDNLMIRGLGANYTYDGMYGGAGLGNTFNPTRSLTNVDSVEVLKGPATGLYGMGSAGGVINLIEKKPQFESNHKFTAEIGQWETYSLALDSTGGLTDDLAYRVVAKSARSEGYRDLGTDRDEVYASLKWLITDSQDLMLSGAYIKDAIAVDSIGHPIRIYNADSVNGKTAGEVTWQDLINDPNGKGIQLTDEQRQQLAASLASGDGLTPYSFGDAGLISPMAKDNEGEELRFKLTHNIYFNDNLFLNQQLQYRDYTSGFARQTGAYNYVYWNNKGAINADPRAPLVENGVLYPFAARRQEYRKVDADETSWQYFADLRYDFQIGNIDNELLLNANYEDRTIGFQQYSIYDADQIFKSKDGKTTYQGSLPYIYDIRHPNWGTGTFEDYDPLKTANYNKTVSAWGLGLQHVGYLGYGFTTRIGVAFNEIKQSYEHLGVDARYSASEAKATQEQDTTDNGTTYNLGMTYMPMDDLSFFINHAKGRTAYNILGSVTGTLTDREDSESISNDLGMRFKAFDDQLLASLVLFKSSRTNVPYTNEDYKLGVSGPEVPLYFYDGSEDTQGVELDLNAHLNDNWRINLNGMYQDARDKQNPTSSTYNSRQKGVPYVTASAWVTYGADWFALASPIELSLGAKYVDDRSTHSSSFGIPEGYVPSYTIVDSAISYTADSWKVQLNINNLFNKDYYSKAMFLGGMPGEERNMTLQYSYSF; encoded by the coding sequence ATGAAGCCATTTTGCTTATCACTCACCGCACTCGCCTGCATGGGCAGCCTGTATCAAACCGCGTTGGCAGATCCCATTTCAGCGCCAAATAACCAAACCAATATCGAACGTATTACGGTTTACGGTAAACAGAACTCCGTCGTTAAAAATTCAGGGTTGGCAACCAAATCCGATATGTCACTAATGGAAACCCCTGCCGCCGTTGTGATTGCTGATCAAGAACTAATAGAAGCCCAAGGTACAGATAATCTTCAGGATTTAATCCATAACATCAGTGGTGTAATCCAAGCGGGGAATAACTACGGTATTGGCGATAACTTAATGATCCGTGGTTTAGGCGCTAACTATACCTATGACGGTATGTATGGTGGCGCAGGCCTTGGTAACACTTTTAACCCTACACGCTCTTTAACCAATGTAGACTCAGTTGAGGTGCTAAAGGGCCCTGCGACGGGTCTCTACGGTATGGGGAGTGCAGGCGGAGTTATCAACCTGATCGAGAAAAAGCCTCAATTTGAGTCAAACCATAAATTTACCGCTGAAATCGGCCAGTGGGAGACCTATTCACTGGCACTCGATAGTACCGGCGGTCTCACGGATGACCTTGCCTATCGCGTAGTCGCCAAATCCGCCCGAAGTGAAGGTTATCGGGATTTAGGGACCGACAGAGACGAAGTGTACGCCTCCTTAAAGTGGCTAATCACTGATAGCCAAGATTTAATGCTTTCAGGGGCTTATATCAAAGATGCCATTGCCGTTGACTCCATAGGCCACCCTATTCGGATCTATAACGCCGACTCAGTTAATGGTAAAACGGCCGGGGAAGTCACTTGGCAAGATTTGATCAACGATCCTAATGGCAAAGGCATACAACTGACCGATGAGCAGCGCCAGCAATTAGCAGCATCATTGGCCAGCGGTGATGGCCTAACGCCCTATTCCTTTGGCGATGCGGGCCTGATTTCACCCATGGCGAAGGATAACGAAGGCGAAGAATTAAGATTTAAGCTGACCCACAATATCTACTTTAACGACAATCTCTTCCTCAATCAGCAACTGCAGTACCGTGACTATACCTCAGGGTTTGCTCGCCAAACTGGTGCCTATAACTACGTCTATTGGAATAATAAAGGGGCCATCAATGCCGATCCGCGCGCGCCCTTGGTTGAAAATGGCGTGTTATATCCCTTTGCCGCCAGACGGCAGGAATACCGTAAAGTCGATGCCGATGAAACATCCTGGCAATATTTTGCCGATTTACGCTATGACTTCCAAATTGGCAATATAGACAATGAGTTATTACTTAATGCTAACTACGAAGACCGTACAATTGGCTTCCAGCAATACTCTATCTACGATGCGGATCAAATCTTTAAAAGCAAGGACGGGAAAACCACTTACCAGGGATCACTCCCCTACATCTACGACATTCGCCACCCTAATTGGGGTACAGGTACATTTGAGGACTATGATCCACTAAAAACCGCCAACTATAACAAGACAGTCAGTGCCTGGGGCCTAGGGCTACAGCATGTTGGTTATTTAGGTTACGGTTTTACGACTCGGATTGGTGTTGCCTTTAATGAGATAAAACAAAGCTATGAACATTTAGGTGTCGATGCGCGCTACAGTGCCAGCGAAGCCAAAGCGACCCAAGAACAGGACACCACGGATAACGGTACTACCTATAACTTAGGCATGACCTATATGCCGATGGATGATCTGTCATTCTTTATCAATCACGCTAAGGGACGCACCGCCTACAATATTTTAGGCTCTGTCACTGGCACTCTTACTGACCGTGAAGATTCTGAATCGATAAGCAATGATCTGGGCATGCGCTTTAAAGCCTTCGATGATCAACTGCTCGCATCCCTCGTATTGTTTAAAAGCTCACGCACCAATGTGCCCTATACGAATGAAGACTATAAATTAGGCGTCTCAGGGCCAGAAGTCCCCCTGTATTTCTACGACGGCAGCGAAGATACCCAAGGGGTTGAACTCGATCTCAATGCCCACTTAAACGACAATTGGCGTATCAACCTCAACGGTATGTACCAAGATGCAAGGGATAAACAAAATCCAACCAGTTCAACCTATAACAGCCGTCAAAAAGGTGTGCCCTATGTCACTGCCAGTGCTTGGGTAACCTACGGTGCCGATTGGTTTGCACTAGCTAGCCCAATTGAACTCAGCCTTGGCGCAAAATATGTGGATGATAGAAGCACGCACTCGAGCTCATTTGGGATCCCAGAGGGCTACGTGCCTAGCTATACCATAGTGGACTCGGCAATCAGCTACACCGCCGACTCGTGGAAAGTGCAGCTCAATATCAACAATTTGTTCAACAAAGACTATTACAGTAAAGCCATGTTCCTCGGCGGTATGCCCGGCGAAGAGCGCAATATGACATTGCAATATAGCTATAGTTTCTAA
- the aceB gene encoding malate synthase A: MTEHTLSEQQLNSAQGKSISSGPLTIVGKHIPGQEVIFTEGAIALLESLCREFGDEVPALLAKRKDKQARIDKGALPDFLPETRAIRDGVWQIRGIPQDLLDRRVEITGPVERKMVINALNANAKVFMADFEDSLAPSWQKVIEGQINLRDAVRGDIEYTAPETGKHYKLGPNPAVLICRVRGLHLKEKHVEFNGQAIPGSLFDFALYFYHNYRQLLAKGSGPYFYIPKLESHIEARWWAKVFAFVEERFCLQAGTIKCTCLIETLPAVFEMDEILYELRSNIVALNCGRWDYIFSYIKTLKRHSDRVLPDRQAVTMDTPFLSAYSRLLIKTCHKRGALAMGGMAAFIPAKDPAQNEAVLQRVRRDKELEARNGHDGTWVAHPGLADTAMGIFNEYIGQDHSNQLHITRDVDAPILAAELLKTCDGERTEQGMRLNIRIALQYLEAWISGNGCVPIYGLMEDAATAEISRASIWQWIQHGKSLSNGKLVTKQLFKDMLVEELANVKQEVGSDRFTHGKFTQAAVLLEDITTSDELVDFLTLPGYEMLTA, translated from the coding sequence ATGACGGAACACACTTTGAGTGAACAGCAGTTGAATTCAGCGCAGGGGAAATCAATTTCCAGCGGTCCATTAACCATAGTGGGCAAACATATCCCTGGGCAGGAAGTCATATTTACCGAAGGGGCCATTGCCTTACTCGAGTCTCTTTGCCGCGAGTTTGGTGACGAGGTACCAGCGTTACTGGCTAAACGTAAAGATAAGCAAGCTCGCATCGACAAGGGCGCTTTGCCAGACTTTTTACCCGAAACCCGTGCGATTCGAGATGGGGTGTGGCAAATCCGAGGTATTCCTCAAGATCTACTTGATCGCCGGGTGGAAATCACCGGCCCAGTTGAACGTAAGATGGTGATCAATGCGCTCAATGCGAATGCCAAAGTGTTTATGGCTGACTTTGAGGACTCCTTAGCGCCGAGTTGGCAAAAAGTCATCGAAGGTCAAATTAATTTACGCGATGCAGTGCGCGGAGATATCGAATACACGGCCCCCGAAACGGGCAAACATTATAAGTTGGGGCCAAATCCAGCGGTATTGATCTGCCGCGTCCGTGGTCTGCATTTAAAAGAGAAGCATGTTGAGTTTAATGGTCAGGCCATTCCCGGCTCACTGTTCGACTTTGCCCTGTATTTTTACCATAACTATCGCCAACTGCTGGCCAAAGGCAGTGGACCCTACTTCTATATCCCTAAGTTAGAGAGTCATATTGAGGCGCGCTGGTGGGCAAAAGTGTTTGCTTTTGTTGAAGAAAGATTCTGCCTGCAGGCGGGAACGATCAAGTGTACTTGCCTGATTGAGACGCTGCCCGCAGTGTTTGAAATGGATGAAATCCTCTATGAATTGCGCTCTAACATTGTCGCGCTTAACTGCGGCCGTTGGGATTATATCTTCAGTTATATCAAAACATTAAAACGTCATAGTGACAGAGTGTTGCCTGATCGCCAGGCCGTCACTATGGATACACCTTTCTTAAGCGCCTACTCAAGACTCTTGATTAAGACTTGCCATAAACGTGGCGCCTTAGCCATGGGCGGGATGGCTGCCTTTATTCCAGCGAAAGACCCCGCACAAAATGAAGCGGTTTTGCAGCGAGTGCGTAGGGATAAAGAGTTAGAAGCGCGTAACGGCCACGATGGTACTTGGGTTGCACACCCTGGACTTGCCGACACGGCCATGGGGATTTTCAACGAATACATTGGTCAAGACCATAGTAATCAGTTGCATATAACCCGCGACGTCGATGCGCCTATTCTCGCCGCAGAGTTACTCAAGACCTGTGACGGTGAGCGTACCGAACAGGGGATGCGCCTCAATATTCGTATTGCGCTGCAATATTTAGAAGCGTGGATCAGCGGCAATGGTTGCGTACCTATCTACGGCTTAATGGAAGATGCGGCCACGGCGGAGATTTCCAGGGCATCTATTTGGCAGTGGATCCAACACGGTAAGTCGTTATCAAACGGCAAACTTGTTACTAAACAACTCTTTAAAGACATGCTGGTGGAAGAGCTCGCCAATGTGAAGCAGGAAGTGGGCAGCGACAGATTTACCCATGGCAAATTTACCCAAGCTGCAGTATTGCTCGAGGATATTACCACTTCAGACGAACTGGTCGATTTCTTAACCTTACCCGGTTACGAGATGCTCACGGCTTAG
- the aceA gene encoding isocitrate lyase: MTKATQISRQQQIDAIKKDWAENPRWKHVRRPYTAEEVVALRGSIVPENTIAKRGAAKLWDLVNGGAKKGYVNSLGALTGGQAVQQAKAGIEAIYLSGWQVAADANLAGTMYPDQSLYPANSVPAVVSRINNSFRRADQIQWGNGVNPEDEAFVDYFLPIIADAEAGFGGVLNAFELMKSMIDAGAAGVHFEDQLASVKKCGHMGGKVLVPTQEAVQKLVAARLAADVSGVETLVIARTDANAADLLTSDCDPYDRDFVTGERTAEGFYRVRAGLDQAISRGLAYAPYADLIWCETAKPDLEEARIFAEAIHAKYPDQLLAYNCSPSFNWKKNLDDATIARFQQALSDMGYKYQFITLAGIHNMWYNMFDLAYDYARGEGMKHYVEKVQEVEFAAAKKGYTFVAHQQEVGTGYFDQVTTVIQGGHSSVTALTGSTEEEQF; the protein is encoded by the coding sequence ATGACTAAGGCAACGCAGATTTCACGTCAACAGCAGATTGATGCGATCAAGAAAGACTGGGCAGAAAACCCACGTTGGAAACATGTGCGTCGTCCTTACACGGCGGAGGAAGTGGTGGCGTTACGTGGCTCAATCGTGCCAGAGAACACCATCGCAAAACGGGGTGCGGCTAAGTTATGGGATTTAGTCAACGGTGGTGCGAAAAAAGGTTATGTTAACTCCCTCGGTGCCTTAACTGGCGGTCAGGCGGTGCAACAGGCCAAAGCGGGTATTGAAGCGATTTATCTTTCAGGCTGGCAAGTGGCAGCCGATGCGAACTTGGCTGGCACTATGTATCCAGACCAATCTTTGTACCCAGCAAACTCAGTTCCGGCTGTGGTATCGCGGATTAATAATTCCTTCCGCCGTGCTGACCAAATCCAATGGGGTAATGGCGTCAATCCAGAAGATGAAGCATTTGTGGATTACTTCCTGCCGATCATTGCCGATGCCGAGGCGGGTTTTGGTGGGGTATTAAACGCCTTCGAATTGATGAAGTCGATGATCGATGCAGGCGCTGCCGGCGTGCATTTTGAAGATCAGTTAGCTTCGGTTAAAAAATGTGGCCACATGGGCGGTAAAGTTTTAGTGCCTACCCAAGAAGCGGTGCAAAAGTTAGTTGCAGCCCGTTTAGCGGCGGACGTGAGCGGCGTTGAAACCTTAGTTATTGCCCGTACCGATGCGAACGCAGCCGATCTGTTAACCTCCGATTGCGATCCCTATGACCGTGACTTTGTGACAGGCGAGCGCACTGCCGAGGGTTTCTATCGCGTGAGAGCGGGTCTTGACCAAGCGATTTCCCGTGGTCTTGCCTACGCCCCCTATGCCGACTTGATTTGGTGTGAAACCGCTAAGCCTGATTTAGAAGAAGCGCGCATTTTCGCCGAGGCTATCCATGCCAAATACCCAGATCAATTACTGGCCTATAACTGTTCACCTTCCTTCAACTGGAAGAAAAACTTGGATGACGCGACTATTGCGCGCTTCCAACAAGCCTTATCCGACATGGGCTATAAGTACCAGTTCATCACTTTAGCTGGTATCCACAACATGTGGTACAACATGTTCGATCTTGCATATGACTATGCTCGTGGCGAAGGCATGAAGCACTATGTTGAGAAAGTTCAAGAAGTTGAGTTTGCTGCGGCCAAGAAGGGTTATACCTTCGTTGCCCATCAGCAGGAGGTTGGTACTGGTTATTTCGACCAAGTGACGACAGTGATCCAGGGTGGTCATTCATCGGTCACTGCACTGACTGGCTCAACCGAAGAGGAGCAGTTTTAA
- a CDS encoding acyl-CoA thioesterase, with protein sequence MKYYSRRLVKPEHLNPANTLFGGQLLSWIDEEAAIFAACQMKTTSHVTKLISEINFMTPARQGDVLEFGLELVSLGHSSITVSCQVRNKMTQAPVVSIDKMVFVNVNAQGLPVPHGIRANAA encoded by the coding sequence ATGAAATATTACAGTCGTCGTTTAGTTAAACCCGAACATTTAAACCCTGCGAACACACTGTTTGGTGGCCAGCTATTAAGTTGGATTGACGAAGAGGCCGCCATCTTTGCCGCCTGTCAGATGAAGACTACTAGCCATGTCACTAAGTTGATCTCAGAAATCAATTTTATGACGCCCGCCCGCCAAGGGGATGTGCTCGAATTTGGCTTAGAGTTGGTGAGTCTTGGACACAGTTCCATCACTGTCAGTTGTCAGGTTCGCAATAAGATGACGCAGGCGCCTGTGGTCAGTATCGATAAGATGGTGTTTGTAAACGTCAATGCGCAAGGTTTGCCTGTGCCCCATGGCATTCGTGCTAACGCGGCCTGA
- a CDS encoding cytoplasmic protein produces the protein MTAITHVYNYTVRCPHYKDPEHPVTWLNHIEMNQSCEIALNRITKWHELSGNKSFETNKFVVRKAENEDAYFSMQSDRLKNDGHALVTFKIFLDECCDDAAPEEIMQHLIEDYQQRLAKLEQA, from the coding sequence ATGACAGCAATTACGCACGTATATAACTACACAGTTAGATGTCCACATTACAAAGATCCTGAACATCCGGTTACTTGGTTAAACCATATCGAAATGAACCAGTCCTGTGAAATTGCGTTAAACCGTATTACCAAATGGCATGAACTTTCAGGGAATAAATCCTTCGAAACCAATAAATTTGTCGTTCGTAAAGCCGAGAACGAAGACGCTTACTTTTCCATGCAGAGTGACAGATTAAAAAATGATGGCCACGCCCTCGTCACCTTTAAAATCTTTTTAGATGAATGTTGTGACGATGCCGCGCCAGAGGAAATTATGCAGCATCTGATTGAAGATTATCAGCAGCGATTAGCCAAGCTCGAACAGGCCTAA